The Deltaproteobacteria bacterium genome includes a region encoding these proteins:
- a CDS encoding rubrerythrin family protein — protein MKSVKGTQTEKNLLAAFAGESQARNRYTFFAEKAREEGYEQIAAIFEETADNEREHARRFFSFLPGGDVEIQAAYPAGVVGTTAANLKEAAAGEHMEWSKLYKEAADLAEKEGFKEVAYLFRAVSSVEVEHEKRYLKLLKTLTSGTVFKKGRTVTWKCRNCGYIYKGPSAPKRCPTCTYPQAYFELQAKNY, from the coding sequence ATGAAGAGCGTTAAAGGGACACAGACGGAAAAGAATCTTCTGGCCGCCTTTGCCGGGGAATCGCAGGCACGGAACCGCTATACCTTTTTCGCCGAGAAGGCCCGCGAGGAAGGATATGAACAGATAGCGGCGATCTTTGAGGAGACCGCGGACAACGAGCGGGAACATGCCCGGCGGTTCTTCAGTTTTCTTCCCGGCGGCGATGTGGAGATACAGGCCGCCTATCCCGCCGGTGTCGTCGGGACCACGGCGGCGAACCTGAAAGAGGCCGCTGCGGGAGAGCATATGGAGTGGTCAAAACTATACAAAGAAGCGGCCGATCTCGCCGAGAAAGAAGGGTTCAAGGAAGTGGCCTATCTCTTCAGGGCCGTTTCAAGCGTCGAAGTGGAGCACGAGAAACGGTACCTGAAACTGCTGAAGACCCTGACGAGTGGAACCGTGTTCAAGAAGGGAAGGACCGTGACGTGGAAGTGTCGTAATTGCGGGTATATTTACAAGGGACCCTCCGCTCCGAAACGGTGCCCCACCTGTACCTATCCACAGGCGTATTTTGAGCTTCAGGCGAAAAACTATTAA